One genomic region from Kamptonema formosum PCC 6407 encodes:
- a CDS encoding MOSC domain-containing protein, giving the protein MKSITVKQLFSHPIKGLTPYECDRILLTEGHGIKGDRAFALMFTDSIKAGEMPVLENIPWMSKKHFAVQNDWPLLAALKCHYQPETGILTVKREGVTVLEAETKTTNGRDRIGSFFTEYISKLEPTKEARHPTRSPLLLVGDSSGETRYPDREPVHISILSQATLDNLSEVAGNFVDVRRFRPNIVIDGVPAWEEFNWMGKEFQLGSARILVSAKIGRCPNIEVDPDTGNRDLPLLSLLQQQFGHAQTGVLAKIITSGDVEIGSLLTVNS; this is encoded by the coding sequence ATGAAATCCATAACCGTCAAACAATTATTTTCTCATCCTATTAAGGGGCTAACACCCTATGAGTGCGATCGCATATTGTTGACAGAGGGACATGGTATTAAGGGCGATCGAGCTTTTGCTTTGATGTTTACAGATAGTATTAAGGCAGGTGAAATGCCTGTGCTAGAAAATATTCCTTGGATGAGTAAGAAACATTTTGCTGTTCAAAATGACTGGCCTCTTTTAGCAGCATTAAAATGTCACTATCAACCAGAAACAGGGATTTTGACAGTAAAACGGGAAGGCGTTACAGTGTTGGAAGCAGAAACAAAAACAACAAATGGGCGCGATCGTATTGGCAGCTTTTTCACTGAATATATTAGTAAGCTTGAACCAACTAAAGAAGCGCGTCATCCAACACGATCGCCTTTACTTTTAGTAGGCGATAGCAGCGGTGAAACCCGCTACCCAGATCGCGAACCCGTGCATATTTCCATATTAAGTCAAGCAACTCTAGATAATTTAAGCGAAGTTGCGGGAAATTTTGTTGATGTTCGTCGCTTTCGCCCTAATATTGTTATCGATGGGGTTCCAGCTTGGGAAGAATTTAACTGGATGGGTAAGGAATTTCAATTAGGATCGGCGCGAATTTTAGTAAGTGCAAAAATTGGTCGTTGTCCTAATATTGAAGTCGATCCTGATACGGGAAATCGCGATTTACCTCTTTTATCTTTGCTACAACAGCAGTTTGGTCACGCACAAACTGGAGTTTTAGCAAAAATTATAACTAGCGGCGATGTAGAGATTGGTAGCTTGTTAACGGTTAACAGTTAA
- a CDS encoding CAAD domain-containing protein — MTQANPSDETELKTATAQVEINLEKPGAIAALPPAKDSAAQLQQIKDQVFSVLSELPAYVSNFFQEYQKALITIGLIAAGGITIKVTLAVLDSLNDIPLLSTTFELVGMGYTGWFVYRYLLRASNRQELSAEIESFKEQVLGK; from the coding sequence ATGACTCAAGCCAACCCTTCTGATGAAACTGAACTGAAAACTGCAACGGCTCAAGTAGAGATTAACCTCGAAAAACCCGGTGCTATAGCTGCACTACCTCCCGCAAAGGACTCAGCAGCTCAGTTGCAGCAGATCAAAGACCAAGTTTTCTCTGTTTTGTCTGAACTGCCGGCTTATGTATCCAATTTTTTTCAAGAATACCAAAAAGCGCTTATTACTATTGGTTTGATTGCGGCAGGCGGCATCACGATTAAAGTAACTCTAGCAGTGTTGGATTCGCTTAACGATATTCCTCTACTATCGACCACCTTTGAGTTAGTTGGTATGGGATATACTGGTTGGTTTGTTTACCGCTACTTGCTCCGCGCTTCTAACCGTCAAGAATTGTCTGCGGAAATTGAATCTTTCAAAGAACAAGTTCTCGGCAAGTAA
- a CDS encoding serine/threonine-protein kinase, translated as MSYCINPNCCKRQNDESALECAACGNPMILYNEGRYRLTKPLGNVDRTHAYEVFEAKHLHRNTLIIIKVLKSEEPEWIKRFEQEKSILRDFKNLGLPKLEKQFNVTLKNGHVLRCLAMEKVNGDNLEEWLQKKKKKNNKFQITEREAISWLKQMAEILDKLHQRSFFHRDIKPSNIMVKKISNQVVLIDFGDARMVTGTVVDPNKDVTSVYSHGYTAPEQMKRRAVPQSDFFSLGRTFAHLLTGIHPDELPTSSRNEDKLIWRDKAPQVVSKELVKLIDDLMEPLVNRRPKNTQEILQRINEIQYRPIPKSVLIGAGFGIGVLIGILIGAAGMYWYLSLKIDESLRQLESKVFVHKKNAS; from the coding sequence ATGAGCTACTGCATCAATCCTAACTGTTGTAAACGTCAAAACGATGAATCAGCGCTAGAGTGTGCTGCTTGTGGAAATCCAATGATACTATATAATGAAGGTAGATATCGTTTGACTAAACCTCTAGGAAATGTAGATAGAACACACGCTTATGAAGTATTTGAAGCTAAGCACTTACACCGCAATACATTGATAATAATAAAAGTTTTAAAGAGTGAAGAACCTGAGTGGATCAAACGATTTGAACAAGAAAAAAGTATCCTTCGCGACTTTAAGAATTTAGGACTTCCCAAACTTGAAAAACAATTTAATGTGACGCTCAAAAACGGTCATGTTTTACGCTGCTTAGCTATGGAGAAAGTTAATGGTGATAACTTGGAGGAATGGTTACAGAAAAAAAAGAAAAAGAATAATAAATTTCAAATTACCGAAAGAGAAGCAATTTCTTGGCTGAAACAAATGGCTGAAATTCTTGATAAATTACATCAAAGGAGTTTTTTCCACAGAGATATTAAGCCCAGCAATATTATGGTCAAAAAAATTAGCAATCAAGTTGTTTTAATTGACTTTGGTGATGCTAGAATGGTGACAGGGACGGTTGTCGATCCTAATAAAGATGTAACATCAGTTTATTCACATGGTTATACTGCCCCAGAACAAATGAAAAGGCGGGCTGTTCCGCAGTCAGATTTCTTTTCCTTGGGGCGTACATTTGCTCATTTACTGACTGGCATACATCCTGATGAACTTCCCACCTCTTCAAGGAATGAAGATAAACTGATCTGGCGAGACAAAGCTCCTCAAGTTGTCTCAAAAGAATTGGTAAAATTAATTGATGACTTGATGGAGCCTTTAGTTAATAGGCGACCTAAAAATACTCAAGAAATTTTACAGCGCATTAATGAAATTCAATATCGACCTATACCAAAATCTGTTTTAATCGGTGCAGGTTTTGGCATAGGTGTTTTAATCGGGATTTTAATAGGTGCAGCGGGAATGTATTGGTATTTAAGCTTGAAGATTGACGAAAGCTTGAGACAACTAGAATCTAAAGTTTTCGTTCATAAAAAAAATGCAAGTTAA
- a CDS encoding 2-hydroxyacid dehydrogenase, with the protein MKVAVFSTKSYDRQFLSVANEKHGHELVFLEPRINLETSVLAAGFPVICIFVNDLLDATILAAIASQGTRLIALRSAGFNHVDLSAAQELGLTVVRVPAYSPYAVAEHAVGMMLALNRKIHRAYNRVREGNFALDGLLGFDLHGRTAGIVGTGKIGALTAKILSGFGMKLLGYDVFQSPECLNLGMEYVSLSELFARSDIISLHCPLTHETYHLIDDEALAQMKDGVMVINTSRGALIDAEAATKALKSGKIGYLGLDVYEQESDLFFENLSEYVIQDDVFQRLLTFPNVLITGHQAFFTEEALRNIAETTLANITDFEQDRPCANEVSVERLRK; encoded by the coding sequence ATGAAGGTCGCCGTATTCAGCACGAAATCCTACGATCGCCAGTTTCTCTCCGTCGCCAACGAGAAACATGGACACGAGTTAGTATTTCTAGAACCGCGCATAAACTTGGAAACTAGCGTCTTAGCTGCTGGATTTCCCGTCATCTGCATTTTTGTCAACGATCTCCTAGATGCGACAATCTTAGCAGCGATCGCCAGCCAAGGAACTCGTTTAATCGCCCTCCGTTCTGCCGGATTCAATCATGTAGACTTGAGCGCAGCGCAGGAACTAGGACTTACCGTCGTGCGAGTACCCGCTTATTCTCCTTACGCCGTTGCTGAACACGCAGTTGGCATGATGTTGGCACTCAACCGCAAAATTCACCGCGCCTACAACCGGGTTCGCGAAGGTAACTTCGCCCTCGATGGCCTTTTGGGTTTTGACCTACACGGACGAACGGCGGGAATCGTCGGTACGGGTAAAATTGGAGCACTGACAGCCAAAATTCTCAGCGGATTTGGCATGAAACTGCTAGGATATGACGTTTTCCAAAGCCCTGAATGCCTAAATTTAGGTATGGAATACGTTTCCTTATCCGAACTCTTTGCTCGCTCTGACATTATCAGCCTTCACTGTCCCCTGACCCACGAAACTTACCACCTGATCGACGATGAAGCTCTTGCTCAGATGAAAGATGGGGTAATGGTAATCAATACCAGTCGCGGCGCTTTAATTGACGCTGAAGCCGCGACAAAAGCACTAAAATCCGGTAAAATCGGCTATCTCGGCTTAGATGTTTACGAGCAAGAGAGCGATCTGTTCTTTGAAAATTTGTCTGAATACGTGATTCAGGACGATGTGTTTCAACGCCTGCTCACGTTCCCCAACGTGCTAATCACGGGTCATCAAGCTTTCTTCACCGAGGAAGCTTTGCGGAATATTGCCGAGACAACTCTGGCCAATATCACGGACTTTGAACAAGATCGCCCTTGTGCTAATGAAGTCAGCGTTGAGCGGTTGCGGAAATAA
- a CDS encoding ferritin-like domain-containing protein encodes MRELDQKKTIELLISIMECELAGVVRYTHYALMVTGPNRIPIVQFFQGQATESLLHAQQVGEILTGLEGHPSQKIAPIEETYKHSIRDLLEESLNHEKKALSIYKDLLEVVEDASVYLEEFTRTLIGQEELHQVELKKMLRDFS; translated from the coding sequence ATGAGAGAACTTGACCAAAAGAAAACCATTGAACTGCTAATTTCCATTATGGAGTGTGAACTAGCTGGTGTCGTTCGCTATACTCACTATGCACTGATGGTAACAGGGCCCAACCGCATTCCCATTGTACAGTTTTTTCAGGGACAAGCAACTGAATCTTTGCTCCACGCTCAACAGGTAGGAGAAATTCTTACAGGTTTAGAGGGGCATCCTAGCCAGAAAATTGCTCCCATTGAAGAAACCTATAAGCACTCGATTAGAGACCTTTTAGAGGAGAGTCTAAACCATGAGAAAAAAGCGCTGAGTATCTACAAGGATTTGCTCGAAGTTGTAGAAGATGCCAGCGTTTATTTAGAAGAATTTACCCGAACTCTAATTGGTCAAGAAGAACTGCATCAGGTTGAACTAAAAAAGATGTTGCGGGATTTTAGTTGA
- the sfsA gene encoding DNA/RNA nuclease SfsA, with protein sequence MTKFIYKYPVLSPGILIKRYKRFFADIELASGEIITAHCPNTGPMTGVCIPGNPVLVSHSDNIKRKLAYTWELIQVCDTVPTWVGINTALPNRIIKLALESQLLPLDNYSVILPEVGYGKEKKSRVDFLLNGGNLPIYLEVKNTTLAQGELALFPDTVTERGQKHLKELMEVVRQGTRAVMLYFINRGDCTNFAPGDSCDRVYGELLRQAILEGVEVLPCRFEVTPEGIKYLGLANFII encoded by the coding sequence ATGACAAAGTTTATTTATAAATATCCCGTTTTATCTCCCGGCATTTTAATCAAGCGTTACAAGCGATTTTTCGCCGATATTGAACTAGCTTCGGGAGAAATAATCACTGCTCACTGTCCCAATACTGGCCCAATGACAGGAGTTTGTATTCCGGGTAATCCCGTGCTAGTATCCCACAGCGACAATATTAAACGCAAATTAGCATATACTTGGGAATTAATTCAAGTTTGCGATACTGTACCAACTTGGGTGGGAATTAATACTGCTCTGCCAAATCGAATTATCAAGCTAGCTTTAGAGTCACAATTATTGCCATTAGATAATTATAGTGTAATTTTGCCAGAAGTAGGTTATGGCAAAGAGAAAAAAAGTCGGGTAGATTTTTTACTCAATGGTGGTAACTTACCGATTTACTTGGAAGTAAAAAATACTACTTTGGCACAAGGAGAATTGGCTTTATTTCCTGATACAGTAACAGAGAGAGGACAAAAGCATTTAAAAGAATTGATGGAGGTAGTGCGACAGGGTACGAGAGCGGTAATGCTGTATTTTATTAATCGCGGAGACTGTACGAATTTTGCTCCTGGGGATAGTTGCGATCGCGTTTATGGAGAGTTATTAAGACAGGCAATTTTGGAGGGTGTGGAAGTCTTGCCTTGTCGGTTTGAAGTCACGCCAGAAGGTATTAAATATTTAGGATTAGCGAACTTTATTATTTAA
- a CDS encoding SUMF1/EgtB/PvdO family nonheme iron enzyme yields the protein MDILGTIVGGIAKIASRVAPALMGVNQSLAISNQMAFIANFQKGDSDAKELTIKRMEFDAKMEMMRQTVRAKERQEDKEFSLALKSIEAETLLRQEKMRQAFQSLEAEKQREFTQAIEKFKAEVQIALQADSIAFQRWKTESDRQFALEIRFLDAQITRQRDKQNRDDAKRDRNSPVFAVADDIIQTVHNRPEMPLTVFFSPPVLRYDPLPNATTQSQFPMMESTISGALRELFKRYTLNQRPVKFMAGEWVTKNRRAESAVNQIFSELSSIPVIVLETEVEESFFNMNIGFWNNDFDDARFETVVRKLRWQDAIGEISQTLFPQWQEQGREVQTDFEKAEFSRRNREAFTHYMEILHCIHVGMVTDEYFLIYAPQRQLPLLPSLLPDLFDEANLSDRERLSLTTAVINYCNALFDGLEQFEPAAMLELRLAWAKILQSVPSRYGFSNQVQAVMQTWLKQRGINSSTDTITDIGKMLLPEDATFVESLNACLQVLGESHFLNISLSCFQRGMEHLQAQHYDLARLDFDRTISINPHADAYYQSAVACYGLQDYASAVADLDKATALQPHRAEYYDLRGDAYLKLNNYEIALANYNQAVTLGHLSNKRDALQRQWNDIRRKEEEERKLREAETARKRAEEEERKLREAETARKRAEEEERKLREAEAARKRAEEEERKLREAETARKCAEEEERRRALILPLPNNQTIELVSIPAGVLKMEGEHTVNISEFRMGKYPITQDQYQAVMGKNPSKFSGSAKENHPVENVNWHQALEFCQKLTEHLKKQGFTLKICLPSETQWEYVCRAGTTTKYWFGDSDSELQKHTWYNDNSGRHTHSVKEKEDTHTNPWGLVDMHGNVWEWCDDNWTSTVSKLPKDGSPYFNGSQDRKALRGAAWFNHSCASGRRGHNFAHNVGNDGFRVVCV from the coding sequence ATGGATATTCTCGGAACTATAGTTGGTGGTATTGCCAAAATAGCCAGTAGAGTCGCCCCCGCATTAATGGGAGTGAATCAAAGCCTTGCCATCAGCAACCAAATGGCATTTATAGCAAACTTTCAAAAAGGAGACAGTGACGCTAAAGAATTAACAATTAAACGCATGGAATTTGATGCTAAAATGGAAATGATGCGTCAAACAGTGAGAGCTAAGGAACGTCAAGAAGATAAAGAATTTAGTTTAGCTCTCAAATCCATAGAAGCGGAAACCCTCCTCAGACAAGAAAAAATGCGTCAAGCATTTCAATCCCTAGAAGCAGAAAAACAAAGGGAATTTACCCAAGCGATCGAAAAATTTAAAGCAGAAGTACAAATTGCTCTCCAAGCTGATAGTATCGCCTTTCAACGTTGGAAAACTGAAAGCGATCGCCAATTTGCCCTAGAAATTCGCTTTCTTGATGCTCAAATTACCCGACAACGAGATAAACAAAACCGTGATGATGCTAAACGCGATCGCAATAGCCCCGTTTTTGCCGTAGCTGATGACATCATTCAAACCGTTCACAATCGCCCAGAAATGCCTCTTACCGTCTTCTTTTCACCCCCAGTATTGCGTTACGATCCCCTACCCAATGCCACTACCCAAAGTCAATTTCCCATGATGGAATCCACCATTTCTGGAGCATTACGGGAACTGTTCAAACGATATACCTTGAATCAACGTCCCGTCAAATTTATGGCTGGGGAATGGGTGACAAAAAATCGTCGTGCTGAGTCTGCGGTTAATCAAATCTTTAGCGAACTGTCTTCTATTCCTGTCATAGTTTTGGAAACGGAAGTCGAAGAATCTTTTTTCAATATGAATATCGGTTTCTGGAATAATGATTTTGATGATGCCCGTTTTGAAACCGTTGTCCGTAAACTGCGTTGGCAAGATGCTATAGGGGAAATTTCCCAAACATTATTCCCACAATGGCAAGAGCAAGGGCGAGAAGTACAAACCGACTTTGAGAAAGCCGAATTTAGTCGCCGCAATCGGGAAGCCTTCACTCACTATATGGAAATTCTCCACTGTATTCATGTGGGGATGGTGACAGATGAATATTTCTTGATCTATGCTCCCCAACGTCAATTACCTCTTTTACCCTCATTATTACCTGATTTATTTGATGAAGCTAATCTTTCCGATCGAGAGCGTCTCTCTTTAACCACAGCCGTAATTAACTACTGTAATGCTCTATTTGATGGTTTGGAGCAATTTGAACCCGCCGCGATGCTGGAATTGCGCCTAGCTTGGGCTAAAATTTTGCAGTCTGTACCCTCACGCTATGGTTTTAGTAACCAGGTACAAGCTGTTATGCAAACTTGGTTAAAACAACGAGGTATTAACTCTAGTACCGATACCATTACTGACATTGGTAAAATGCTCCTGCCTGAAGATGCGACCTTTGTCGAATCTCTCAATGCTTGTTTACAAGTTTTAGGAGAATCCCATTTTCTAAATATTTCTTTGTCCTGTTTTCAGCGCGGCATGGAACATTTACAGGCGCAACATTATGACTTAGCTCGTCTTGATTTTGACCGCACTATTTCCATCAATCCCCACGCAGATGCTTACTATCAAAGTGCCGTAGCCTGTTATGGATTACAAGACTATGCTAGTGCTGTTGCCGATTTGGATAAAGCTACAGCCCTCCAACCCCATCGTGCTGAATATTACGATTTACGGGGTGATGCTTACCTGAAATTAAACAACTATGAAATCGCCCTGGCTAACTATAATCAAGCGGTGACATTAGGGCACCTCAGTAATAAACGAGATGCTTTGCAACGGCAATGGAATGATATTCGCCGTAAAGAAGAGGAAGAGCGTAAACTTCGCGAGGCGGAAACTGCCCGTAAACGTGCTGAGGAAGAAGAGCGTAAACTTCGTGAGGCGGAAACTGCCCGTAAACGTGCTGAGGAAGAAGAGCGTAAACTTCGTGAGGCGGAAGCTGCCCGTAAACGTGCTGAGGAAGAAGAGCGTAAACTTCGCGAGGCGGAAACTGCTCGTAAATGTGCTGAGGAAGAAGAGCGTCGTCGTGCCTTGATTTTACCTTTGCCAAACAATCAAACTATAGAATTGGTTTCGATTCCCGCTGGGGTATTAAAAATGGAGGGAGAACACACCGTAAATATCTCTGAGTTTCGGATGGGAAAATATCCCATTACCCAAGACCAATATCAGGCTGTCATGGGTAAAAATCCTTCTAAGTTCTCAGGTAGTGCGAAGGAAAATCACCCTGTGGAGAATGTTAATTGGCATCAGGCTTTGGAATTTTGTCAAAAACTCACCGAACACTTGAAAAAACAAGGTTTTACGCTCAAAATTTGCCTGCCTAGTGAAACTCAATGGGAATATGTTTGTCGTGCAGGTACAACGACAAAATACTGGTTTGGTGACAGTGACAGCGAGTTACAAAAACACACTTGGTATAACGATAATTCGGGTCGCCATACCCATTCCGTTAAGGAAAAAGAGGATACCCATACGAACCCTTGGGGTTTGGTGGATATGCACGGTAACGTTTGGGAATGGTGCGATGATAACTGGACAAGCACTGTCTCAAAGCTACCTAAAGATGGTAGTCCCTATTTTAATGGTTCTCAAGACCGCAAGGCACTGCGTGGGGCCGCTTGGTTCAACCATAGTTGTGCTTCTGGCCGTCGCGGCCACAATTTCGCGCATAATGTCGGCAACGACGGTTTTCGTGTAGTATGCGTGTAG
- the aroA gene encoding 3-phosphoshikimate 1-carboxyvinyltransferase — protein MPPVIVTAKTTENETLIIQKPPLGLSLQGRIRIPGDKSISHRALMLGAIASGETTIEGLLLGEDPRSTAKCFASMGAEISKLNAELVRVKGFGLGELREPKDILDTGNSGTTMRLMMGILASHPGRFFTVTGDSSMRSRPMSRVVKPLQQMGAQIWGRESHSLAPLAVLGQRLKPIHYHSPIASAQVKSCILLAGLMAEGETTVTEPALSRDHSERMLQAFGAKVSVDPDTCSVTVTGPAKLQGQAVIVPGDISSAAFWLVAGAIVPDSELTIENVGVNPTRTGILEALAMMGANIELQNQRLVAGEPVADIVVRNSGKLKGCTISGDLIPRLIDEIPILAVAAIFAEGTTTIRDAAELRVKESDRLAVMASQLNRMGAQITELPDGLEIAGGTALTGTDLDSHTDHRIAMSLAIAALNASGITAIHRAEAASISYPDFTATLKQLTDSFEF, from the coding sequence ATGCCACCAGTCATCGTCACTGCGAAAACCACTGAAAATGAAACTTTAATAATTCAAAAACCCCCATTGGGTCTGTCGCTACAAGGCCGCATCCGAATTCCGGGGGATAAATCTATTTCTCATCGAGCTTTAATGTTAGGAGCGATCGCTTCTGGAGAAACTACTATCGAGGGACTGCTTTTAGGGGAAGACCCCCGCAGCACTGCTAAATGTTTCGCCTCGATGGGAGCGGAAATTTCTAAACTGAATGCCGAATTAGTGCGGGTTAAAGGCTTTGGACTCGGCGAGTTACGGGAACCGAAGGATATCTTAGACACTGGTAACTCCGGTACTACCATGCGGCTAATGATGGGAATTTTAGCTTCTCACCCCGGACGTTTTTTTACGGTAACGGGGGATAGTTCCATGCGATCGCGTCCTATGTCCCGCGTTGTCAAACCCCTGCAACAAATGGGGGCTCAAATTTGGGGTAGAGAAAGCCACTCTCTGGCCCCCCTAGCCGTACTCGGACAACGGCTAAAACCCATTCACTACCATTCTCCCATTGCTTCAGCTCAAGTCAAATCCTGCATTTTGTTGGCTGGTTTAATGGCAGAGGGAGAAACAACGGTGACAGAACCGGCTCTTTCGCGGGATCATAGCGAAAGGATGCTACAAGCTTTTGGAGCTAAAGTTAGTGTCGATCCCGATACTTGCAGCGTGACAGTTACGGGCCCGGCGAAACTGCAAGGTCAAGCCGTAATTGTCCCTGGTGACATCAGTTCCGCAGCCTTTTGGCTGGTAGCGGGAGCTATTGTCCCCGATTCGGAGCTAACTATTGAGAATGTTGGGGTTAATCCTACTCGTACTGGCATTTTAGAAGCTTTGGCGATGATGGGAGCTAACATTGAGCTACAAAATCAGCGGTTAGTAGCTGGAGAACCCGTCGCCGATATTGTTGTCCGCAATAGTGGAAAACTTAAGGGTTGTACCATTTCGGGTGACTTAATCCCTCGCTTGATTGACGAAATCCCGATTTTAGCAGTAGCGGCGATCTTTGCCGAAGGGACTACAACAATTCGGGATGCGGCGGAGTTGCGGGTCAAAGAGAGCGATCGCTTAGCTGTGATGGCAAGCCAGCTCAACCGCATGGGAGCTCAGATTACAGAATTACCCGATGGTTTAGAAATCGCTGGGGGGACAGCTTTGACGGGTACAGACCTTGACAGTCACACCGATCATCGGATTGCTATGAGTCTCGCGATCGCGGCCCTCAATGCTTCTGGTATTACCGCCATTCACCGCGCCGAAGCCGCCTCTATCTCTTACCCAGACTTCACTGCTACTCTCAAACAACTTACAGACAGTTTTGAGTTTTGA
- a CDS encoding FTR1 family iron permease yields MNFSEAIPTFLITLREGVEAALVVGIVLACLQKAQQSYLNSWVYSGVGVGIAASGLVGVLFSFLLQVVSNSDRPYTPVMKQLLEASFGAIAIAMLSWMLIWMTQQARFLKSEVEGAVTTVLKQDSNAGWGIFTLIFIAVLREGFETVLFITAKFQQGLVPAFGALAGLVMAVVIGVLLFKLGVKINLRQFFQVMGIFLLFIVAGLVVSMVGHLDKAVNAYAQIQNNAEVLCFYSNRMAEVHSCILGPMVWNATHILPDGQFPGILLKTLFGYRERLYLVQAVSYVLFLLGVGGFYLQNLAVASENKTQLPKAQS; encoded by the coding sequence ATGAATTTTAGTGAAGCTATACCAACATTTTTAATTACTCTGCGCGAAGGAGTCGAAGCAGCCTTAGTAGTCGGAATTGTACTTGCTTGCTTGCAAAAAGCTCAGCAAAGTTATCTCAATTCTTGGGTGTATAGCGGTGTGGGAGTAGGAATTGCTGCTAGTGGTTTAGTGGGAGTATTATTCAGTTTTTTATTACAAGTAGTTTCTAACTCCGATCGACCTTATACTCCCGTCATGAAGCAATTGCTAGAAGCTAGCTTTGGTGCAATTGCGATCGCGATGCTGAGTTGGATGCTAATTTGGATGACTCAACAAGCACGATTTCTGAAATCTGAAGTGGAAGGTGCAGTGACAACAGTTTTAAAACAAGATAGTAATGCTGGTTGGGGAATATTTACTTTAATTTTTATTGCTGTCCTCCGCGAAGGTTTTGAAACTGTTTTATTTATCACTGCCAAATTTCAACAAGGCTTAGTTCCAGCTTTTGGCGCTTTAGCAGGTTTAGTGATGGCTGTAGTTATAGGCGTGCTCTTGTTCAAATTGGGAGTTAAAATTAATCTCCGCCAGTTTTTCCAAGTTATGGGAATTTTCTTACTCTTTATTGTAGCAGGTTTGGTAGTATCAATGGTAGGACATTTAGACAAGGCTGTTAATGCTTATGCCCAGATTCAAAATAATGCTGAAGTCCTGTGTTTCTATTCAAATCGGATGGCTGAAGTTCACTCCTGTATTTTAGGGCCGATGGTTTGGAATGCAACTCATATCTTGCCGGATGGTCAATTTCCTGGTATCCTGTTGAAAACTCTGTTTGGATATAGAGAGCGACTCTATCTCGTACAAGCAGTGAGTTATGTCTTATTTTTGCTCGGTGTCGGTGGTTTCTATCTGCAAAACTTAGCTGTAGCATCAGAAAATAAGACGCAGTTACCTAAAGCCCAAAGTTAG